One window of Microbacterium sp. 1S1 genomic DNA carries:
- a CDS encoding cache domain-containing protein — protein MSIATDTAIQAAARIVEEYFADPVRTLRGWVDPFAAEVAATRRMGPLTMAKIDALVEPYALATLDLRTVPVYGAGFIAAIDLVSDARSHLSWWQGDERRQLVLASQSVNKENIDYSALEWYRVPMTSGMPHVAGPYVDYLCSDEYTITIAVPAEVDGTRIGVAGLDLLVSAVERDLTHRFAALGRDVTLTNGVGRVVVSTDPRWATGDSVRGSRLAELPRVACAGVALDVIVDPS, from the coding sequence ATGAGCATTGCCACAGACACCGCCATCCAGGCCGCGGCCCGGATCGTCGAAGAGTACTTCGCCGACCCCGTCCGCACGCTCCGCGGCTGGGTCGACCCCTTCGCCGCCGAAGTCGCCGCGACCCGCAGGATGGGACCGCTCACGATGGCGAAGATCGACGCGCTCGTGGAGCCGTACGCCCTCGCCACCCTCGACCTGCGCACCGTCCCCGTGTACGGCGCCGGATTCATCGCCGCCATCGACCTGGTCTCCGATGCCCGGAGCCACCTGTCGTGGTGGCAGGGCGACGAGCGGCGTCAGCTCGTGCTCGCCTCGCAGTCGGTGAACAAGGAGAACATCGACTACAGCGCCCTCGAGTGGTATCGCGTGCCCATGACGAGCGGGATGCCGCACGTGGCCGGCCCGTACGTCGACTACCTCTGCAGCGACGAGTACACGATCACCATCGCCGTACCGGCCGAGGTCGACGGGACCCGCATCGGCGTCGCGGGGCTCGATCTGCTCGTCTCCGCCGTCGAGCGCGACCTCACCCATCGGTTCGCCGCGTTGGGGCGAGACGTCACGCTCACCAACGGCGTCGGCCGCGTCGTCGTATCCACGGATCCACGGTGGGCGACCGGGGACTCCGTCCGCGGCAGTCGTCTCGCCGAACTGCCGCGGGTGGCGTGCGCCGGCGTCGCGCTGGACGTCATCGTCGACCCCTCGTGA
- a CDS encoding DedA family protein: protein MTPGSPPLAASAPGYDGFIGWVLSLIETLGEVGVGLAVLIETFVPPIPSEAILPAAGFLAYDGRMNAWGAWAAATIGGLVGAWIWYALGAAVGRDRTRRIVGRIPLLDHDDFDKAEAFFARWGGGAVLFGRCVPLVRSFISIPAGIERMPLWKFTLYTLLGSAVWNGIWIGLGFAFGPAIRPILEQWSGVLSDVVVGLLILLLLVFIVLRIRRRMREAAARRAEDNGPA from the coding sequence ATGACCCCCGGCTCCCCGCCCCTCGCCGCTTCCGCTCCCGGCTACGACGGCTTCATCGGCTGGGTGCTCAGCCTCATCGAGACCCTCGGCGAGGTGGGCGTCGGTCTCGCCGTGCTCATCGAGACGTTCGTCCCGCCGATCCCCTCCGAGGCGATCCTTCCCGCGGCCGGATTCCTCGCCTACGACGGGCGGATGAACGCCTGGGGCGCCTGGGCCGCGGCCACCATCGGCGGACTGGTGGGGGCCTGGATCTGGTACGCACTCGGCGCCGCGGTCGGCCGGGACCGCACGCGGCGCATCGTCGGACGCATCCCTCTCCTCGACCACGACGACTTCGACAAGGCCGAGGCGTTCTTCGCGCGGTGGGGTGGCGGCGCCGTGCTGTTCGGCCGCTGCGTCCCGCTCGTGCGCTCGTTCATCTCGATCCCGGCCGGCATCGAGCGCATGCCCCTGTGGAAATTCACGCTGTACACGCTGCTCGGCTCAGCGGTCTGGAACGGCATCTGGATCGGCCTCGGCTTCGCTTTCGGCCCTGCCATCCGGCCGATCCTCGAACAGTGGAGCGGCGTGCTCTCCGACGTGGTCGTCGGCCTGCTGATCCTGCTGCTGCTCGTCTTCATCGTCCTGCGCATCCGTCGCCGGATGCGGGAGGCGGCGGCACGCCGCGCGGAGGACAACGGCCCGGCCTGA
- a CDS encoding universal stress protein, with the protein MSIPRVLIAYDGSPNSRAAVEAAAALFPGAEAVIFFARQPMEGLAAHLQGHPVLERLEGVDAALLDASEQVAAEGAEFARTLGLRAEPLVSSSVVSASEAIIAAAEERDSTLIVLGSRGRRGLAATVLGSTSANVLHHATRPTLVIPSDAAAARSVAPRD; encoded by the coding sequence ATGTCCATTCCGAGAGTCCTGATCGCCTACGACGGATCCCCGAACTCCCGCGCAGCGGTGGAGGCCGCTGCGGCCCTGTTCCCGGGGGCGGAGGCCGTGATCTTCTTCGCCCGGCAGCCGATGGAGGGTCTTGCGGCGCACCTTCAGGGGCACCCGGTGCTCGAGAGACTGGAGGGCGTGGACGCGGCGCTCCTCGACGCGTCGGAGCAGGTCGCGGCTGAAGGAGCGGAGTTCGCCCGCACGCTCGGCCTCCGCGCCGAACCGCTGGTGTCGTCCAGCGTCGTCTCCGCGTCGGAGGCGATCATCGCCGCCGCGGAGGAACGCGACAGCACGCTCATCGTCCTCGGATCGCGGGGCCGACGGGGGCTCGCCGCGACGGTCCTCGGCAGCACCTCCGCGAACGTCCTTCACCATGCCACGAGGCCGACGCTGGTCATCCCCTCCGACGCCGCCGCCGCTCGTTCTGTCGCTCCGAGGGACTGA
- a CDS encoding MFS transporter, which yields MSSSTRSPARWWGLTLIALAQFMVIMDASIIGVALPRMQEDLGFTPNTLSWVFNAYVIALGGLLLLGGRLSDLFGPRRMFATGWVILGAGSLVAGFAGDVATELVGRVLQGAGSALIAPAALTLLMMLFARDPRELTKAMAFYGAAAPAGGTAGVFLGGVITEFASWPWVFFINVPIAVLVLAVMWPSLPGGKLGAKGSVDVIGALTVTLGLAALVYGIVRAEVVGWGAGETWIAIGAGVALLALFLLIQRVKREPLMRLSIFRSPNLGAANLAQVLLGAAWIPLWFFLNLYLQQVLGFSAFPAGAALLPMTALIMIGMIVLAPRVIAAFGPKVPIVLGLIVLAAGLGWMAFIRPDGNYWVDAFGPSLVVAFGQALAFIPSLQVAISAAPPEEGGLASGIVNTSYQVGSAIGLAAVSAVAAGFGASHLGDAEALTAGYSAAFVAAGGIALVGALLVAVLFRTRRPDRTVETISTRTL from the coding sequence GTGTCATCGTCAACGAGAAGTCCCGCGCGATGGTGGGGGCTGACGCTCATCGCCCTGGCGCAGTTCATGGTCATCATGGACGCGTCCATCATCGGCGTGGCGCTGCCGCGGATGCAGGAGGATCTCGGGTTCACCCCGAACACCCTCTCCTGGGTCTTCAACGCCTACGTGATCGCCCTCGGCGGCCTGCTGCTCCTCGGTGGGCGCCTGTCCGACCTGTTCGGGCCGCGGCGCATGTTCGCCACGGGCTGGGTCATCCTCGGGGCGGGTTCCCTGGTCGCGGGGTTCGCGGGTGATGTCGCCACCGAGCTCGTCGGCCGGGTGCTGCAGGGGGCTGGCTCGGCCCTCATCGCTCCGGCCGCGCTCACGCTGCTCATGATGCTCTTCGCGCGCGACCCGCGCGAGCTCACGAAGGCGATGGCGTTCTACGGCGCGGCCGCCCCGGCCGGTGGTACCGCCGGTGTGTTCCTCGGTGGCGTCATCACCGAGTTCGCCTCGTGGCCGTGGGTCTTCTTCATCAACGTCCCGATCGCGGTGCTCGTCCTCGCGGTGATGTGGCCCTCCCTCCCCGGAGGAAAGCTCGGAGCGAAGGGCTCCGTCGACGTGATCGGCGCTCTGACGGTGACTCTTGGCCTCGCCGCCCTGGTCTACGGCATCGTCCGCGCCGAGGTCGTCGGGTGGGGTGCCGGTGAGACCTGGATCGCGATCGGCGCGGGTGTCGCCCTGCTGGCGCTGTTCCTGCTCATCCAGCGCGTGAAGCGCGAGCCGCTCATGCGCCTGTCGATCTTCCGATCCCCGAACCTCGGTGCCGCGAACCTCGCGCAGGTCCTGCTCGGCGCCGCGTGGATCCCCCTGTGGTTCTTCCTCAACCTCTACCTGCAGCAGGTGCTCGGTTTCAGTGCCTTCCCCGCCGGGGCTGCGCTGCTGCCGATGACCGCCCTCATCATGATCGGGATGATCGTGCTGGCCCCGCGGGTGATCGCCGCCTTCGGGCCGAAGGTGCCCATCGTGCTCGGGCTGATCGTCCTCGCCGCCGGCCTGGGGTGGATGGCCTTCATCCGCCCGGACGGGAACTACTGGGTCGATGCCTTCGGGCCGTCTCTGGTCGTCGCATTCGGGCAGGCCCTCGCGTTCATCCCGTCCCTGCAGGTCGCCATCTCGGCTGCGCCGCCGGAGGAGGGCGGGCTCGCCTCCGGCATCGTCAACACGAGCTATCAGGTCGGCTCGGCGATCGGCCTCGCGGCGGTGTCGGCGGTCGCCGCGGGTTTCGGCGCGAGCCACCTGGGCGACGCCGAGGCCCTCACTGCCGGATACTCGGCTGCGTTCGTCGCGGCCGGTGGGATCGCCCTGGTGGGCGCCCTGCTCGTCGCGGTGCTCTTCCGCACCCGCCGACCCGACCGGACGGTGGAGACGATCTCCACCCGCACGCTGTGA
- a CDS encoding DNA/RNA non-specific endonuclease, with protein sequence MTDGYDPDFLGIPVPLPVPPMPVRSLPAPRFTVLLDPERRLAAVTAVTIDGSRLRELPRTGEWRLDPRVPAEEQTGPTVYARNDLDRGHLVRRRDPGWGELDEARIAAEATFTYPNAAPQAAGFNQSKDLWLGLEDHVLAYAETTAERVSVFTAPVLAETDPPYRGIRVPLRYWKIAAWRAEDGLAAAAFVLDQSELVDTREGSLALPPLGAFRTFQVPVAAVAALTGVDLGPLPDADVLPRRGVRETGWRPLHTADDIVV encoded by the coding sequence ATGACGGATGGCTACGACCCCGACTTCCTCGGCATCCCGGTGCCGTTGCCCGTGCCGCCGATGCCCGTGCGCTCACTGCCGGCACCGCGGTTCACGGTCCTGCTGGATCCGGAGCGGCGCCTCGCCGCGGTGACCGCCGTCACCATCGACGGCAGCCGCCTGCGGGAACTGCCGCGAACGGGTGAGTGGCGGCTCGACCCGCGAGTGCCCGCGGAGGAGCAGACGGGTCCGACGGTCTACGCCCGGAACGACCTCGACCGCGGACACCTCGTGCGCCGGCGCGACCCGGGATGGGGCGAGCTCGACGAGGCACGCATCGCGGCGGAGGCGACCTTCACCTATCCGAACGCCGCCCCCCAGGCGGCGGGCTTCAATCAGTCGAAGGATCTCTGGCTCGGGCTCGAGGACCACGTGCTCGCGTATGCCGAGACCACGGCGGAGCGTGTCTCGGTGTTCACCGCCCCCGTCCTCGCTGAGACCGATCCGCCGTACCGAGGCATCCGGGTGCCCCTGCGGTACTGGAAGATCGCAGCCTGGCGCGCGGAGGACGGGCTCGCGGCCGCCGCTTTCGTCCTCGACCAGTCCGAGCTCGTGGACACCCGGGAGGGCAGCCTCGCCCTCCCACCGCTCGGAGCTTTCCGCACCTTCCAGGTGCCGGTCGCCGCGGTCGCCGCCCTCACCGGTGTCGACCTCGGCCCGCTGCCCGACGCCGACGTCCTCCCCCGACGCGGGGTGCGCGAGACCGGGTGGCGCCCGCTGCACACGGCCGACGACATCGTCGTGTGA
- a CDS encoding alkene reductase, with the protein MTLFDPADFGSLHLSNRVVMAPLTRTRADADGVPTAMVEEYYRQRAGQGLIISEGVWPVLEGKSYPGQPGIVTPAQLEGWRRVADAVHAEGGTIVMQLMHGGRVGHPDISGEPRVVAPSALAAPGQTRTLAGKADLPVAHALTLAEIPVVVEQFVQAARNAIAAGFDGVEVHGANGYLVHEFLSPVSNVRDDRYGGSPENRARFAIEVTTAVAHAVGADRTGIRLSPAHGIQGVIEDDPTDVLATYTALAEGLAPLGLAFVDVLHAEPAGELVQAIRRAAGAPLIVNTGFGVETTRAAAEELVAEDWADAVAAGRPVIANPDLVERWRTGAELNEPRPELFYGSTAEGYVDYPSLEVARAGE; encoded by the coding sequence GTGACTCTCTTCGATCCCGCCGACTTCGGCTCGCTGCACCTGTCCAACCGCGTCGTGATGGCGCCGCTCACCCGCACGCGCGCGGACGCCGACGGCGTGCCGACCGCGATGGTCGAGGAGTACTACCGTCAGCGTGCGGGACAGGGGCTGATCATCTCGGAGGGCGTCTGGCCCGTTCTCGAGGGCAAGTCGTACCCGGGGCAGCCGGGCATCGTCACCCCCGCTCAGCTCGAGGGATGGCGACGCGTGGCCGACGCCGTGCACGCGGAGGGCGGCACCATCGTCATGCAGCTCATGCACGGCGGTCGGGTGGGCCACCCGGACATCTCGGGGGAGCCTCGCGTCGTCGCGCCGAGCGCCCTCGCGGCCCCCGGCCAGACACGCACGCTCGCGGGCAAGGCCGATCTGCCCGTCGCGCACGCCCTCACCCTCGCGGAGATCCCCGTGGTCGTCGAGCAGTTCGTCCAAGCCGCGCGCAACGCGATCGCAGCGGGCTTCGACGGCGTCGAGGTGCACGGTGCCAACGGCTACCTCGTCCATGAGTTCCTGTCCCCGGTCTCCAACGTCCGCGATGACCGGTACGGCGGCTCGCCGGAGAACCGCGCTCGCTTCGCGATCGAGGTGACCACGGCCGTCGCCCACGCCGTGGGCGCCGACCGCACCGGCATCCGCCTCTCGCCCGCCCACGGCATCCAGGGCGTCATCGAGGACGACCCGACCGACGTGCTCGCCACCTACACCGCGCTCGCCGAGGGGCTGGCGCCGTTGGGTCTGGCCTTCGTCGACGTGCTGCACGCGGAGCCCGCGGGAGAGCTCGTCCAGGCCATCCGTCGGGCGGCGGGCGCGCCGCTGATCGTCAACACCGGCTTCGGCGTCGAGACCACGCGCGCCGCGGCCGAGGAGCTGGTGGCGGAGGACTGGGCCGACGCGGTCGCGGCCGGCCGTCCCGTCATCGCCAATCCGGATCTCGTCGAGCGCTGGCGGACCGGCGCCGAGCTGAACGAGCCGCGCCCGGAGCTGTTCTACGGCTCGACGGCGGAGGGATACGTCGACTACCCGTCCCTGGAGGTCGCGCGCGCCGGCGAATGA
- a CDS encoding MarR family winged helix-turn-helix transcriptional regulator, which yields MSASTVDPAGAEASDPTDGAAIDDLDQAVARVEHELGRLFARIRVGWREAAATVHPDLQPLGYQVLTSILTGRATTAGALIERLQTDKSAVSRQVRQLEQLGLVESIPDPEDRRARVLVATPLAEERVALARSRYEGRIGERLRGWTAADLDHFANLVADLGG from the coding sequence ATGAGTGCCTCGACCGTCGACCCCGCCGGCGCCGAGGCGTCCGACCCGACGGACGGCGCCGCGATCGACGATCTCGACCAGGCCGTCGCCCGCGTCGAGCATGAGCTCGGGCGCCTGTTCGCCCGCATCCGCGTCGGCTGGCGGGAGGCCGCCGCCACTGTGCACCCGGATCTGCAGCCGCTCGGGTACCAGGTGCTGACCTCCATCCTCACCGGGCGGGCGACGACGGCGGGAGCTCTCATCGAGCGGCTGCAGACCGACAAGTCCGCCGTGAGCCGGCAGGTGCGTCAACTCGAGCAGCTCGGGCTCGTCGAGAGCATCCCGGATCCCGAGGACCGCCGGGCTCGCGTCCTCGTCGCCACGCCACTGGCCGAGGAGCGTGTGGCCCTCGCCCGCTCCCGGTACGAGGGGCGCATCGGCGAGCGTTTGCGCGGCTGGACCGCCGCCGACCTCGACCACTTCGCGAACCTCGTCGCCGACCTCGGCGGTTGA
- a CDS encoding MarR family winged helix-turn-helix transcriptional regulator translates to MISSEAVVTPDVDTALSDLQAHLNLIFARTRSLWKESASRVHPELQVAGYKLLTFIDRAGSASAHELAERFEMDKSVVSRQVRMLEDLGLIASVPDERDGRLRVLTATPAACTALTAVRREYGTRLRAVIDQLTPTEVEAASKVFRLLAEV, encoded by the coding sequence ATGATCTCGTCCGAGGCGGTCGTCACCCCCGACGTCGACACCGCCCTCAGCGACCTCCAGGCGCATCTCAACCTGATCTTCGCGCGGACCCGGTCGCTGTGGAAGGAATCGGCGTCCCGGGTCCACCCGGAGCTGCAGGTCGCCGGGTACAAGCTGCTCACGTTCATCGATCGCGCGGGCTCGGCCAGCGCGCACGAGCTCGCCGAGCGCTTCGAGATGGACAAGTCGGTCGTCAGCCGCCAGGTGCGCATGCTGGAGGATCTCGGTCTGATCGCCTCGGTGCCGGACGAGCGCGACGGCAGGCTGCGGGTGCTCACCGCGACGCCCGCCGCCTGCACCGCGCTCACGGCCGTCCGTCGCGAGTACGGCACGCGGCTCCGCGCGGTCATCGACCAGCTCACGCCCACCGAGGTCGAGGCCGCATCCAAGGTGTTCCGGCTCCTCGCCGAGGTCTGA
- a CDS encoding MDR family MFS transporter, protein MQEHSPVTHTSSSSETARSAREVFTAISGLIVGMFVAVLSGTVVSTSMPVIIADLGGTQSQYTWVITASLLATAVSTPIWGKLADLVDRKVLIQISLILFTVGTVIAGFSTDTNMLIAVRVVQGIGVGGLMSLVMIAVALIISPRERGKYMGVVGGIMALGTIGGPLLGGVITDAWGWRANFFVGVPFAIVALVLLQFTLHLPKPQRDTKVSIDYFGIVLLAVGVSTLLIWVSMGGNQFDWDSGTSIALAVTAGVAIAAFVAVEFFVKEPIVPMSLFRNRTFTLSVIASIAIGVSMFATSVFLAQYFQLARGATPTESGLMTIPMIIGQMGASIIIGQLVSRFGKWKGWMVTGSILATIGVSLMATLRYDTPFTLVAVYMFVLGAGLGMVMQNLTLIVQNDTAPQQLGAASSNVNFFRTIAGTIGVTVMGSLLSTSVADFMKDGLKGFTPTTPDEISALERLGSGDVPKVGELPDTIRTIVESAYGHGIADAFILAIPLAVIAIIAITFIKNKPLSTKNAAEQLREQAEESVIEVSEAEVGANLSTGTIRTGQAEPAATTGAVSVLEREDRKRER, encoded by the coding sequence ATGCAGGAGCATTCCCCCGTGACACACACCTCATCCTCTTCCGAGACCGCGCGCTCGGCCCGCGAGGTCTTCACCGCGATCTCCGGCCTCATCGTCGGCATGTTCGTCGCCGTGCTCTCCGGCACGGTCGTCTCGACCTCGATGCCCGTCATCATCGCCGACCTCGGCGGCACCCAGTCGCAGTACACCTGGGTCATCACCGCGAGCCTCCTCGCGACCGCCGTCTCGACCCCGATCTGGGGCAAGCTGGCCGACCTCGTCGACCGCAAGGTCCTCATCCAGATCTCGCTCATCCTCTTCACCGTCGGCACCGTCATCGCCGGCTTCTCCACCGACACGAACATGCTCATCGCCGTCCGCGTCGTGCAGGGCATCGGTGTCGGCGGCCTGATGTCGCTCGTCATGATCGCCGTCGCCCTCATCATCTCCCCGCGCGAGCGCGGCAAGTACATGGGTGTCGTCGGCGGCATCATGGCCCTCGGCACCATCGGCGGCCCGCTGCTCGGCGGCGTGATCACTGATGCGTGGGGCTGGCGCGCCAACTTCTTCGTCGGCGTCCCGTTCGCGATCGTCGCCCTCGTCCTGCTGCAGTTCACGCTGCACCTGCCCAAGCCGCAGCGCGACACCAAGGTGTCCATCGACTACTTCGGCATCGTCCTCCTCGCCGTCGGCGTCTCGACGCTGCTGATCTGGGTCTCCATGGGCGGCAACCAGTTCGACTGGGACTCCGGCACGAGCATCGCGCTCGCCGTGACCGCGGGTGTGGCGATCGCCGCCTTCGTCGCGGTCGAGTTCTTCGTCAAGGAACCGATCGTCCCGATGTCGCTGTTCCGCAACCGCACCTTCACGCTGTCGGTCATCGCGTCGATCGCGATCGGCGTCTCGATGTTCGCGACCTCGGTCTTCCTCGCGCAGTACTTCCAGCTGGCCCGTGGCGCCACGCCGACCGAGTCCGGTCTGATGACCATCCCGATGATCATCGGTCAGATGGGCGCGTCCATCATCATCGGCCAGCTCGTGAGCCGCTTCGGCAAGTGGAAGGGCTGGATGGTCACCGGCTCGATCCTCGCCACGATCGGCGTGAGCCTGATGGCGACCCTGCGCTACGACACCCCGTTCACCCTGGTGGCCGTGTACATGTTCGTCCTCGGCGCGGGGCTCGGCATGGTCATGCAGAACCTGACCCTCATCGTGCAGAACGACACGGCTCCGCAGCAGCTGGGCGCGGCCTCGTCGAACGTCAACTTCTTCCGCACGATCGCCGGCACCATCGGTGTGACGGTGATGGGGTCGCTGCTCTCCACGAGCGTCGCCGACTTCATGAAGGACGGCCTCAAGGGCTTCACCCCGACCACGCCCGACGAGATCAGCGCCCTGGAGCGACTGGGTTCGGGTGACGTGCCGAAGGTGGGCGAGCTGCCCGACACGATCCGCACGATCGTCGAGAGCGCCTACGGGCACGGCATCGCGGACGCGTTCATCCTCGCCATCCCGCTGGCCGTGATCGCGATCATCGCGATCACGTTCATCAAGAACAAGCCGCTGTCGACCAAAAACGCCGCGGAGCAGCTGCGCGAGCAGGCCGAGGAGTCCGTCATCGAGGTCTCCGAGGCGGAAGTCGGGGCGAACCTCTCGACCGGGACGATCCGGACCGGGCAGGCCGAGCCGGCCGCCACCACCGGTGCGGTGAGCGTGCTCGAGCGCGAGGATCGGAAGCGGGAGCGCTGA
- a CDS encoding DUF2243 domain-containing protein: MTTEVRSRLDRRLLLSGFLFGCGIAASMIDLFVFHLVLHWHHFYDLSTSEIALVSDGFFHAFGWFITILGAFLLADVRRREPVRWTRWAGAVIAGVGFFQLFDGVADHKLLRIHQIRYGVELLLYDTVWIVSAIVLLAIGSLLVWRTRSVRTE; encoded by the coding sequence ATGACCACGGAAGTCCGCTCCCGCCTCGACCGGCGCCTGCTGCTCTCGGGCTTCCTGTTCGGCTGCGGAATCGCCGCCTCGATGATCGACCTCTTCGTCTTCCATCTCGTGCTGCACTGGCACCACTTCTACGACCTGTCGACCTCCGAGATCGCCCTGGTCTCCGACGGCTTCTTCCACGCGTTCGGCTGGTTCATCACGATCCTCGGGGCCTTCCTCCTCGCCGACGTCCGCCGCCGGGAACCGGTGCGGTGGACGCGGTGGGCCGGTGCCGTGATCGCCGGTGTCGGGTTCTTCCAGCTCTTCGACGGCGTGGCCGACCACAAGCTCCTCCGGATCCATCAGATCCGCTACGGTGTCGAACTCCTGCTCTACGACACCGTGTGGATCGTGTCCGCCATCGTGCTCCTCGCGATCGGCAGCCTCCTGGTGTGGCGGACCCGATCCGTCCGGACGGAGTGA
- a CDS encoding cytochrome c oxidase assembly protein, whose amino-acid sequence MADPIRPDGVMTVREGHDGHHDPPRLPGLDADASGGGMDVLPLLALVVLVGAAALYLGGLRLARDRSPWPRPRTAAWMAGLLCAGVGMVGPFAALAHSSFPVHMAGHVMVGMLAPLLLVLGRPVTLALRALPVTAARALSRVLRSDPIRVLTHPVVAGILSIGGLWLLYTTPLFPLLHASPWLHAAVHLHVLLTGYLFTASIVRLDPDPHRASVAVRALVLIVFVAAHSILAKWVWAHPPLGVDVGDARIGAELMFYAGDAVDVLLMVLLLRQWYAATRPRASAQPQNEENPSWRRSIASTASGA is encoded by the coding sequence GTGGCGGACCCGATCCGTCCGGACGGAGTGATGACCGTGCGCGAAGGGCACGACGGGCACCACGACCCGCCCCGGCTTCCGGGCCTCGACGCCGACGCGAGCGGTGGGGGAATGGACGTCCTCCCCCTCCTCGCGCTCGTCGTCCTCGTCGGTGCCGCTGCGCTGTATCTCGGCGGACTGCGGCTCGCGCGGGATCGCAGCCCCTGGCCCCGGCCCCGGACGGCCGCGTGGATGGCCGGCCTGCTGTGCGCCGGGGTCGGCATGGTCGGCCCGTTCGCCGCTCTGGCCCACAGCAGCTTCCCGGTGCACATGGCCGGCCACGTGATGGTGGGGATGCTGGCGCCGCTCCTCCTCGTGCTCGGGCGTCCGGTCACGCTGGCCCTGCGCGCCCTGCCGGTGACCGCAGCGCGCGCTCTCTCCCGGGTACTGCGCAGCGATCCGATCCGGGTGCTCACGCATCCGGTGGTCGCCGGGATCCTCTCGATCGGGGGCCTGTGGCTGCTCTACACCACTCCCCTCTTCCCCCTCCTGCACGCTTCGCCCTGGCTGCATGCCGCCGTGCACCTGCACGTGCTGCTGACGGGGTATCTGTTCACCGCGAGCATCGTGCGACTCGACCCCGATCCGCATCGCGCGTCGGTCGCCGTCCGCGCCCTCGTCCTGATCGTCTTCGTCGCGGCGCACTCGATCCTCGCCAAGTGGGTGTGGGCACACCCGCCCCTGGGTGTCGACGTCGGGGACGCGCGGATCGGGGCGGAACTGATGTTCTACGCCGGAGACGCCGTCGACGTACTGCTGATGGTGCTATTGCTCCGGCAGTGGTACGCGGCGACGCGACCGCGCGCGTCGGCTCAGCCGCAGAACGAGGAGAATCCGTCGTGGAGGCGCTCGATCGCCTCGACGGCCTCCGGCGCCTGA
- a CDS encoding flavin monoamine oxidase family protein, producing MEHVDTIVVGAGVAGLTAARLLQDAGRTVAVLEARDRVGGRVHTDRSDGALDLGASWIHGIEGSPVAAAAEAFGMRTVEFTVGGFQVDSRPIAYHGPDGRPLSAEEARAFADDVHAVDAVLPEVVSVSAPDASYRDVTEEALSRQGWSADRTQRVREYLEHRAEEQYGAWIEDLAAHGLDDDAIEGDEVVFPDGYGVLPERLADGLDVRLQHVVTRIDWSEDGIWARTSGGDFAGDTVVVTVPVGVLHAGTLEIVPPLPAVNAEALARLRMNAFEKVFLRFPERFWADGVYAVRQQGPEARWWHSWYDLTPLHDEPLLLTFAAGPAAIATRDWSDGQVQESIMTQLRRLYGDGIPAPVRMHRTAWQDDPYAHGSYAYMTVGSTTADHDDIATPVGGVLHLAGEATWTDDPATVPAALFSGHRAAERILGRPVPIERLWTAE from the coding sequence ATGGAGCACGTCGACACGATCGTCGTCGGAGCCGGGGTCGCGGGGCTCACCGCCGCGCGGCTGCTGCAGGACGCGGGGCGGACGGTGGCGGTGCTCGAAGCGCGGGACCGGGTCGGCGGACGGGTGCACACGGACCGCTCGGACGGTGCTCTCGACCTGGGCGCCTCCTGGATCCACGGCATCGAGGGCAGTCCCGTGGCCGCCGCGGCGGAGGCGTTCGGCATGCGGACGGTGGAGTTCACCGTCGGCGGGTTCCAGGTGGACAGCCGACCGATCGCGTACCACGGGCCCGACGGCCGCCCCCTCTCTGCCGAGGAAGCGCGAGCCTTCGCGGACGATGTCCACGCGGTGGACGCGGTGCTGCCCGAGGTCGTCTCCGTCTCTGCTCCTGACGCCTCCTACCGCGACGTCACGGAGGAGGCCCTCTCACGCCAGGGATGGAGCGCCGATCGCACGCAGCGGGTGCGCGAATACCTGGAGCACCGCGCCGAGGAGCAGTACGGCGCGTGGATCGAGGACCTCGCGGCCCACGGCCTCGATGACGACGCGATCGAGGGCGACGAGGTGGTGTTCCCGGACGGCTATGGCGTCCTCCCGGAACGCCTCGCCGACGGGCTCGACGTCCGGTTGCAGCATGTCGTCACCCGTATCGACTGGAGCGAGGACGGCATCTGGGCGCGGACCTCGGGCGGAGACTTCGCGGGCGACACCGTCGTGGTGACGGTTCCCGTCGGCGTCCTGCACGCCGGGACCCTGGAGATCGTCCCGCCCCTGCCGGCCGTCAATGCCGAGGCGCTCGCGCGGCTGCGGATGAATGCGTTCGAGAAGGTCTTCCTCCGGTTCCCCGAGCGGTTCTGGGCGGACGGCGTCTACGCCGTCCGGCAGCAAGGCCCCGAAGCGCGGTGGTGGCACTCCTGGTACGACCTGACCCCGCTGCACGACGAGCCGCTCCTGCTCACCTTCGCCGCCGGCCCCGCGGCGATCGCGACGCGCGACTGGAGCGACGGGCAGGTGCAGGAATCGATCATGACCCAGCTCCGGCGGCTGTACGGCGACGGGATCCCGGCTCCGGTGCGGATGCACCGCACGGCCTGGCAGGACGATCCGTACGCGCACGGCTCCTACGCCTACATGACGGTCGGCTCGACCACCGCGGACCACGATGACATCGCGACCCCGGTCGGCGGCGTGCTGCACCTCGCGGGCGAGGCCACCTGGACCGACGACCCGGCGACGGTGCCCGCGGCCCTGTTCTCCGGGCATCGCGCGGCGGAACGCATTCTCGGGCGCCCTGTGCCGATCGAGCGGCTCTGGACGGCGGAGTGA